From Caminibacter mediatlanticus TB-2, the proteins below share one genomic window:
- a CDS encoding DNA-processing protein DprA, producing MNSIKIDEFKLFYKGNLELLNKPKVAIVGSRKASKYTKEITFLLAKKLSKKFTIISGGALGVDTEAHKSAFPNTIFVSPSSLDIIYPKSNENLIKNIYKEGLGLSEYEKNYKPYKFTFLQRNRIIIKLADFVIITEADINSGTMRSFEWAKKFGKKVYVIPHRLNESKGTQYLAKENLAEVIWDIDKFCKSLGINEENRVLTLQEALKKYGDKLYEMEILKEVEIKNGKVYFNSSI from the coding sequence ATGAACTCAATAAAAATTGATGAATTTAAGCTTTTTTATAAAGGAAATTTAGAACTGCTAAATAAACCAAAAGTTGCAATTGTTGGAAGTAGAAAAGCAAGTAAATATACAAAAGAGATAACTTTTTTACTTGCAAAAAAACTATCTAAAAAATTTACAATAATTAGTGGAGGTGCATTAGGAGTTGACACAGAAGCACATAAAAGTGCTTTTCCTAATACTATTTTTGTATCACCCTCTTCTCTTGATATAATCTATCCAAAATCAAATGAAAATTTAATTAAAAACATCTATAAAGAAGGATTAGGATTAAGTGAATATGAAAAAAATTATAAACCTTATAAATTTACTTTTCTTCAAAGAAATAGAATCATAATAAAACTTGCAGATTTTGTAATAATAACTGAGGCTGATATAAACTCAGGAACTATGAGAAGTTTTGAATGGGCTAAAAAGTTTGGAAAAAAAGTATATGTAATTCCTCACAGATTAAATGAAAGCAAAGGTACTCAATATTTAGCAAAAGAAAATTTAGCAGAAGTAATTTGGGATATAGATAAGTTTTGTAAAAGTTTAGGAATAAATGAAGAAAATAGAGTTTTAACATTACAAGAAGCTCTTAAAAAATATGGTGATAAATTATATGAAATGGAAATTTTAAAAGAAGTGGAGATAAAAAATGGAAAAGTCTATTTTAACTCATCCATTTAA
- a CDS encoding DNA-deoxyinosine glycosylase has product MEKSILTHPFKPIVFDTSEILILGTFPSIKSFENNFYYSHPQNQFWKILSTIFNEKTPKTIEEKINFLKKHKIALWDTICECKRKEKNSKDSNLEIIKPCDIENLLKQYPNIKKVAVTSRTAEKILKKHFKNSQFSILNSQLIYLPSPSPLYASKNFQTKVKEWKELLQLM; this is encoded by the coding sequence ATGGAAAAGTCTATTTTAACTCATCCATTTAAACCTATTGTTTTTGATACAAGCGAAATTTTAATTCTTGGGACTTTTCCATCAATAAAATCATTTGAAAATAATTTTTATTATTCACATCCACAAAATCAATTTTGGAAAATACTCTCTACTATTTTTAATGAAAAAACGCCAAAAACTATTGAAGAAAAAATAAATTTTTTAAAAAAACATAAAATTGCTCTGTGGGATACAATTTGTGAATGTAAAAGAAAAGAAAAAAATTCAAAAGATTCAAACTTAGAAATTATTAAACCTTGTGATATAGAAAATTTACTAAAACAATATCCAAACATTAAAAAAGTAGCTGTTACATCACGAACTGCTGAAAAAATATTAAAAAAACACTTTAAAAATTCTCAATTTTCAATTCTTAATTCTCAATTAATTTACCTTCCAAGTCCAAGTCCATTATATGCAAGTAAAAATTTTCAAACAAAGGTAAAAGAATGGAAAGAATTATTGCAATTGATGTAG
- the ruvX gene encoding Holliday junction resolvase RuvX has product MERIIAIDVGLKRIGIAYTPNASVVVPLNAIIRKNRNQAAKEVSNLLKEYKADILVVGIPKTNEEMTKRIKHFTNLIDFNGKIEFVDESFTSAIVEEEIKGKIKHKRDGRIDSLAAKKILESFLASYNKN; this is encoded by the coding sequence ATGGAAAGAATTATTGCAATTGATGTAGGATTAAAAAGAATAGGAATAGCTTACACTCCAAACGCTTCTGTGGTAGTCCCTTTAAATGCAATAATTAGAAAAAATAGAAATCAAGCAGCAAAAGAGGTTAGTAATTTACTAAAAGAATATAAAGCTGATATTTTAGTAGTTGGAATTCCAAAAACAAATGAAGAAATGACAAAAAGAATAAAACATTTTACTAATTTAATAGATTTTAATGGAAAAATTGAATTTGTAGATGAAAGTTTTACATCAGCAATTGTAGAAGAAGAGATAAAAGGAAAAATAAAACACAAAAGAGATGGCAGAATTGATAGTTTAGCTGCTAAGAAGATTTTAGAGAGTTTTTTAGCTTCTTATAATAAAAATTAA
- a CDS encoding ketopantoate reductase family protein gives MRVLVVGVGGVGGYLAYKLIKCGVDVTIKARGEHLKAIKENGLKIIDVDKEDIVYPKTKIEGIYDIVFVTTKSYHLDDVIKEIKSYINENTRVVPILNGIGHFEKFKNLDAKILKACIYILSNIEKVGVIYKKTPLFYLCIEDDEKVKEIFKNCNDLKIKFSREIEKDIWKKYLFISTFATLQSYYQKPTGWIMQEKRDEVEKFLDEVIKIAKKEGIDLKEEKERVIKQALNIPYNSKMSMQIDFEKGNKTEVDNLTGYLAKKSEFINFYYKKLKNSLKSS, from the coding sequence ATGAGAGTTTTAGTAGTTGGAGTTGGAGGAGTTGGAGGGTATTTAGCTTATAAATTAATAAAATGTGGAGTTGATGTAACGATTAAAGCAAGGGGAGAACATTTAAAAGCTATAAAAGAAAACGGGTTAAAAATTATTGATGTAGATAAAGAAGATATTGTATATCCAAAAACTAAAATAGAGGGTATTTATGATATTGTATTTGTTACTACTAAAAGTTATCATTTAGATGATGTGATAAAAGAGATAAAGTCATATATTAATGAAAATACAAGAGTTGTACCAATTTTAAATGGAATAGGGCATTTTGAAAAATTTAAAAATTTAGATGCTAAAATATTAAAAGCGTGTATTTATATACTCTCAAACATAGAAAAAGTAGGAGTCATTTATAAAAAAACTCCTCTTTTTTATTTATGTATTGAAGATGATGAAAAAGTAAAAGAAATATTTAAAAATTGCAATGATTTAAAAATTAAATTTAGCAGAGAAATTGAAAAAGATATATGGAAAAAGTATCTTTTTATCTCCACTTTTGCAACTTTGCAAAGTTATTATCAAAAACCAACAGGTTGGATTATGCAAGAAAAAAGAGATGAGGTTGAGAAATTTCTTGATGAAGTTATAAAAATTGCTAAGAAAGAGGGAATTGATTTAAAAGAAGAAAAAGAGCGTGTTATAAAACAAGCTTTAAATATTCCTTATAACTCAAAAATGTCGATGCAGATTGATTTTGAAAAAGGAAATAAAACAGAAGTAGATAATCTAACAGGATATTTAGCAAAAAAAAGTGAATTTATTAATTTTTATTATAAGAAGCTAAAAAACTCTCTAAAATCTTCTTAG
- a CDS encoding McrC family protein has translation MKILKMQIIEHQEIEKNKISKEFYEFLEEKAKTTKFLSFSKRGNLKANQYVGIIAFGNEIIEIYPKVSNIDDTIESKQVLMKMLSKVYDLNIDIEDKANLNKHNYILDFLIEIFILLVEDIIKKGIIRDYVLINANEKFLKGRLDISKHIQKNFIHQERFYVEYDEYLIDCLENQIIKTTLYKLLKISKNKELNKKLRQLFFIFDDVSVIDKSQIKKISFNRLNKHYKKTINLAKLILNNLGLEVFNGENEAFSILFDMNKLFEEYFGKVGLNNEYKKSKKYLFKDNTKLLKPDFIKNSEIYDTKWKIINSFDDISESDLYQMLSYALKFNTKKVNLVYPFYEINSLPSKYVKICDKEIEFNFLFYDLKKDWFANRT, from the coding sequence TTGAAAATTTTAAAAATGCAAATAATTGAACATCAAGAAATTGAAAAAAATAAAATAAGCAAAGAATTTTATGAATTTTTAGAAGAAAAGGCTAAAACTACTAAGTTTTTATCTTTTTCTAAAAGAGGAAATTTAAAAGCTAATCAATATGTAGGGATTATTGCTTTTGGTAATGAAATTATAGAAATTTATCCAAAAGTAAGTAATATCGATGATACTATTGAATCTAAACAAGTATTAATGAAAATGCTAAGTAAAGTTTATGATTTAAATATTGATATAGAAGATAAAGCAAATTTAAATAAACATAATTATATTTTAGATTTTTTAATAGAGATTTTTATTTTGCTTGTTGAAGATATTATAAAAAAGGGGATAATTAGAGATTATGTTTTAATAAACGCAAATGAAAAGTTTCTAAAAGGAAGACTTGATATCTCAAAACATATTCAAAAAAATTTTATTCATCAAGAGAGATTTTATGTTGAATATGATGAGTATTTAATAGATTGTTTAGAAAATCAGATAATTAAAACTACTTTGTATAAACTTTTAAAAATATCAAAAAATAAAGAGTTAAATAAAAAATTAAGACAATTATTTTTTATTTTTGATGATGTAAGCGTTATTGATAAAAGTCAAATTAAAAAAATATCTTTTAATAGATTAAATAAACACTATAAAAAAACTATAAATTTAGCAAAACTTATTCTTAATAATTTAGGATTAGAAGTTTTTAATGGAGAAAATGAAGCATTTAGTATCTTATTTGATATGAATAAATTGTTTGAAGAGTATTTTGGGAAAGTTGGACTTAATAATGAATATAAAAAGAGTAAAAAATATCTATTTAAAGATAATACAAAACTTTTAAAACCAGATTTTATAAAAAATAGCGAAATTTATGATACAAAATGGAAAATAATAAATAGTTTTGATGATATAAGTGAGAGTGATTTATATCAAATGTTATCTTATGCATTAAAATTTAATACAAAAAAAGTAAATTTAGTCTATCCATTTTATGAAATAAATTCATTACCTTCAAAATATGTTAAGATTTGTGATAAAGAAATAGAATTTAACTTTTTGTTTTATGATTTAAAAAAGGATTGGTTTGCAAATAGAACTTAA
- a CDS encoding McrB family protein, with the protein MNLSKEYIIKAIEIYEENYEKLKDKCKPKKWYFIYNYKSYPIRCIVNIAKLLSDGKDITKSNFDIDINKARELLNKYHFEIYENKTSINYIEEIYRLFKELFLKKNKNLDNLKVNEIYGYIIPKVSYKWDSEASLKDFIYGLYSMFVGKKFSRNLNNEAYKFFINKICNDFPDLCENAKLALRLHEDYIKNINKNENYLNKESFYSNKDVSYILNQILYGPPGTGKTYKTIELAVEIADKDFYEKNKDKRDEIKKRFNELKNRQISFITFHQSFSYEDFIEGIKPDLSGNQIRYKIEDGVFKRISNLAKENSDKNYVLIIDEINRGNIAKIFGELITLIEEDKRLGKKEELTTILPYSKSEFGVPSNLYIIGTMNTADRSLVYIDSALRRRFVFKKMYPKPELLGGVDGIDLKEMLEKINEKIVKFYDKDHQIGHSYFMKVKNVDDLKEVLENKILPLLEEYFFDDEEKIKDIFGEIDKDKIIENFKNANN; encoded by the coding sequence ATGAATTTGAGCAAAGAATATATTATTAAGGCTATAGAAATTTATGAAGAAAATTATGAAAAATTAAAAGATAAATGTAAACCAAAAAAATGGTATTTTATTTATAATTATAAAAGCTATCCTATAAGATGTATAGTTAATATTGCTAAATTATTATCTGATGGTAAAGATATTACTAAAAGTAATTTTGATATTGATATTAATAAGGCAAGGGAACTTTTAAATAAGTATCATTTTGAAATTTATGAAAATAAAACCTCTATTAATTATATTGAAGAAATTTATAGGCTGTTTAAAGAATTATTTTTGAAAAAAAATAAAAATCTTGATAATTTAAAAGTAAATGAAATTTATGGATATATTATTCCAAAAGTTAGTTATAAATGGGATAGTGAAGCTTCTTTAAAAGACTTTATATATGGTTTATATTCTATGTTTGTTGGTAAAAAATTTTCAAGAAATTTAAATAATGAAGCTTATAAATTTTTTATTAATAAAATTTGTAATGATTTTCCAGATTTATGTGAAAATGCTAAGTTAGCATTAAGACTGCATGAAGATTATATAAAAAATATTAATAAAAACGAAAATTATTTAAATAAAGAGAGTTTTTATTCAAATAAAGATGTATCATATATTTTAAACCAAATCCTATACGGACCTCCTGGGACAGGAAAAACCTATAAAACAATAGAACTTGCAGTTGAAATTGCAGATAAAGATTTTTATGAAAAAAATAAAGATAAGAGAGATGAAATAAAAAAAAGATTTAATGAGTTAAAAAACAGACAAATTTCATTTATAACATTTCATCAAAGTTTTAGTTACGAAGATTTTATTGAAGGAATTAAGCCAGATTTAAGTGGTAATCAAATAAGATATAAAATAGAAGATGGAGTTTTTAAAAGAATTTCTAATTTAGCAAAAGAAAATAGTGATAAAAATTATGTATTAATTATTGATGAAATAAATAGGGGAAATATTGCTAAAATTTTTGGAGAGCTTATTACATTAATTGAAGAGGATAAGAGGTTAGGAAAAAAAGAAGAATTGACTACAATTTTGCCATATTCTAAGAGTGAATTTGGAGTGCCAAGTAATTTATATATTATTGGGACAATGAATACAGCAGATAGAAGTTTAGTATATATTGATTCAGCACTTAGAAGAAGATTTGTATTTAAAAAGATGTATCCAAAGCCTGAGTTATTAGGTGGAGTTGATGGTATAGATCTAAAAGAAATGTTGGAAAAGATAAATGAAAAAATAGTAAAATTTTATGATAAAGACCATCAAATAGGGCATAGTTATTTTATGAAAGTAAAAAATGTAGATGATTTAAAAGAAGTGTTAGAAAATAAAATTTTACCTTTGCTTGAAGAGTATTTTTTTGATGATGAAGAGAAGATAAAAGATATTTTTGGTGAAATAGATAAAGATAAAATAATTGAAAATTTTAAAAATGCAAATAATTGA
- a CDS encoding ADP-ribosylglycohydrolase family protein, whose translation MIDKKYNNSLIALAFGDSYGMAYEYDSLMGISFKKEKLPDYPKIAKITDDTKMALMLYNHYLEYKTIKEDILFEEYKKWAQIDGIGDGIGIHTAEVLLDGKKDKDSQGNGALMRNIPFGIKLIEDGFSFKEAVKLMNIDSALTHANDVIFLSNELALDIALNGIEVINKEKYKNLVKQLHFDYSAWVINTLYVVIEVLKKNLNFLDGFKEIVAMGGDTDTNCAIYGAIKGAKDNIQDELDINVFLGEDIKYFIKE comes from the coding sequence ATGATAGATAAAAAATATAATAATTCTTTAATAGCATTAGCTTTTGGTGATAGTTATGGTATGGCTTATGAGTATGATAGTTTAATGGGAATTAGTTTTAAAAAAGAAAAATTACCAGATTATCCAAAAATTGCAAAAATTACCGATGATACAAAAATGGCATTAATGTTGTATAATCATTATTTAGAATATAAAACTATAAAAGAAGATATTTTATTTGAAGAGTATAAAAAATGGGCACAAATTGATGGAATAGGTGATGGGATAGGAATTCATACTGCTGAAGTATTGCTTGATGGTAAAAAAGATAAAGATTCACAAGGTAATGGTGCATTAATGAGAAATATTCCTTTTGGAATTAAACTCATTGAAGATGGGTTTAGTTTTAAAGAAGCTGTTAAATTAATGAATATTGATTCTGCTTTAACTCATGCGAATGATGTAATTTTTTTAAGTAACGAATTAGCATTAGATATTGCACTTAATGGAATAGAAGTAATTAATAAAGAAAAATATAAGAATTTAGTTAAGCAGTTACATTTTGATTATAGTGCTTGGGTTATCAATACTTTGTATGTTGTTATTGAGGTTTTAAAAAAGAATTTAAATTTTTTAGATGGCTTTAAAGAAATTGTTGCAATGGGAGGAGATACTGATACTAATTGTGCAATTTACGGAGCTATAAAAGGTGCAAAAGATAACATTCAAGATGAGTTAGATATAAATGTTTTTTTAGGAGAGGATATTAAATATTTTATAAAGGAATAA
- a CDS encoding PD-(D/E)XK nuclease family protein has translation MNLKVLTTSREIREYLNSFDSTQIIDKVMSIGEFLDKSIIVDGKKFIDDNLRKVYLYKAIKDVDIEKLGINREFMSFFKSSDFILGFFNEVYLERVNLDEVDLADTYIEYNDHLAILKEIYKNYKKLLEDDGFIDKIVIDDFRINKNFLSQFEKIELEVLGYLTKFDLEILKRISEFINIEVSFRVTQYNQNLIKKMFGDSFDKEGDYIIDFASKNVLDFKDLPKKGEIEISYFSDRINQVNFIIASIEEFINEGLRPERIAVILPDEEFGEYLKLFKDKEFNINFAFGDSFRKSNFFIKLKALFEYITTKDKVAYEKIKDIYEEFEKLNNNKEILEFLKNLLSNKEKIIVDEEFYKIEKLLPYIQEDKEKFLHFLIERFKNLSFDDVDGGKVTAMGVLESRGLNFDGVIVVDFNEGVVPNISDTDYFLNNSIRKKTSLPTREDKESLQKNYYYNLFLNSKKIKIAYIKNEENNPSRFLYELGLNEGENRDFYYSEVLYRFSNPKKRFSYDGREFEVKNLTPTSFYDLLVCKRRYYFKYILQIKNEIEEKDNFGTIFHNSIEKVIKEGFNSSDEYFEKLMREILKEKDKKEIFEIRSKWEDKIKKFCEIDYIRAKNYKKVEKFDKYGKKLGDFILNARFDRIDEEFVYDYKTGSKENNIDKDTLQRLFYNYIFEKPAIFYYIKEDNIEDKENNLSPQEAKKELEKRLKNIEFKVEMTDDIKNCKYCEYRFVCGV, from the coding sequence ATGAACCTAAAAGTTTTAACAACAAGTAGAGAAATTAGAGAGTATTTAAATAGTTTTGATTCTACTCAAATTATTGATAAGGTAATGAGTATAGGGGAGTTTTTAGATAAGTCGATAATAGTTGATGGTAAAAAGTTTATTGATGATAATTTAAGAAAAGTTTATTTATACAAAGCAATAAAAGATGTTGATATTGAAAAATTAGGAATAAATAGAGAATTTATGAGTTTTTTTAAAAGTAGTGATTTTATTTTAGGCTTTTTTAATGAGGTGTATCTTGAAAGAGTTAATTTAGATGAGGTGGATTTAGCAGATACATATATTGAATATAATGACCATTTAGCAATCCTTAAAGAGATTTATAAAAATTATAAAAAGTTACTTGAAGATGATGGATTTATTGATAAAATAGTTATTGATGATTTTAGAATAAATAAAAATTTTTTATCTCAGTTTGAGAAAATTGAACTTGAAGTTTTAGGATATTTAACAAAATTTGATTTAGAAATTTTAAAAAGAATAAGTGAATTTATAAATATTGAAGTGAGTTTTAGAGTTACACAATATAATCAAAATTTAATTAAGAAGATGTTTGGGGATAGCTTTGATAAAGAGGGAGATTATATAATTGATTTTGCTTCAAAGAATGTTTTAGATTTTAAAGATTTACCTAAAAAAGGTGAAATTGAAATTAGTTATTTTAGTGATAGAATTAATCAAGTGAATTTTATTATAGCTTCTATTGAAGAGTTTATAAATGAAGGGTTAAGGCCTGAAAGAATAGCAGTAATTTTACCTGATGAAGAGTTTGGAGAGTATTTAAAGCTATTTAAAGATAAAGAATTTAATATCAATTTTGCATTTGGAGATAGTTTTAGAAAATCAAATTTTTTTATTAAACTAAAAGCACTATTTGAATATATAACTACAAAAGATAAGGTAGCATACGAAAAAATAAAAGATATTTATGAAGAGTTTGAAAAATTAAATAACAATAAAGAGATTTTAGAGTTTTTAAAAAATCTTTTAAGCAATAAAGAAAAAATAATTGTAGATGAAGAGTTTTATAAGATAGAAAAATTATTGCCTTATATACAAGAAGATAAAGAAAAGTTTTTACATTTTTTAATTGAGAGATTTAAAAATTTAAGTTTTGATGATGTTGATGGTGGAAAAGTTACAGCTATGGGAGTATTAGAAAGTAGAGGATTGAATTTTGATGGTGTTATTGTAGTTGATTTCAATGAAGGGGTAGTTCCAAATATTTCTGATACAGATTATTTTTTGAATAATTCAATTAGAAAAAAAACATCTCTTCCAACCCGTGAAGATAAAGAATCACTCCAAAAAAACTATTACTATAATCTATTTTTAAATTCAAAAAAAATAAAAATAGCTTATATAAAAAATGAAGAAAATAATCCAAGTAGATTTTTATATGAGTTAGGGCTTAATGAGGGTGAAAATAGAGATTTTTATTATAGTGAAGTTTTATATAGATTTTCAAATCCTAAAAAAAGATTTTCTTATGATGGAAGGGAGTTTGAAGTAAAAAACTTAACTCCAACATCATTTTATGATTTATTAGTGTGTAAGAGAAGATATTATTTTAAATATATTTTACAAATTAAAAACGAAATTGAAGAAAAAGATAATTTTGGGACTATTTTTCATAATTCTATTGAGAAAGTTATAAAAGAAGGATTTAATTCAAGTGATGAATATTTTGAAAAGTTAATGAGAGAGATTTTAAAAGAAAAAGATAAAAAAGAGATTTTTGAAATTAGAAGTAAATGGGAAGATAAAATCAAAAAATTTTGTGAGATTGATTATATTAGGGCTAAAAACTATAAGAAGGTAGAAAAATTTGATAAATATGGAAAAAAACTTGGAGATTTTATATTAAATGCAAGGTTTGATAGGATTGATGAAGAGTTTGTTTATGATTATAAAACAGGAAGTAAAGAAAATAATATTGATAAAGATACTCTCCAAAGGCTCTTTTATAACTATATTTTTGAAAAACCTGCAATTTTTTATTACATTAAAGAAGATAATATAGAAGATAAAGAAAATAATTTAAGCCCACAAGAAGCAAAAAAAGAATTAGAAAAACGATTAAAAAATATTGAATTTAAAGTTGAGATGACAGATGATATTAAAAATTGTAAGTATTGTGAGTATAGGTTTGTTTGTGGGGTGTGA
- a CDS encoding RecB-like helicase — MQKLLSLKASAGSGKTFSLANRYISLLLKGAHPKEIVAITFTNKAAREMEERIINYLRDIKKDENFLKKLVENTGMSEKEIIKKAPIILDKFLKSDIHITTIDSFIQKIARKFSYYGGFDIDFDVRSDNLEAVFREFVDSLNDKEFEELVNFAKNEEKISGFLESLYLIDKEIQSIENGELIIENGELEELKFKIEALKDEILDLMDKCSNQVKDFIKNYEELIFKPRFNSILKNSSIKYKGSHFNKCYSEVLDSKFFEYVEVIKKYLYQKYLLKEAYILKTIFALYEKYKNKKWEVKKKENYLDFKDIEHLVYKILVEDELNKDFLYFRLDSKITHILIDEFQDTSITQWKIISPLVDEIKSGVGQKLFRTFFYVGDTKQAIYRFRGGSSFLFDYVYKSLKPFGMKQESLDTNYRSGEVIVDFVNKVFNLNEKASKDGGYVEIKENKVDEENSSKNYKKYDWRSNLKEVLEFMFEKGVREKDIAILVYNNDDILKVADFIVENFNKKVVTSTTKEIINQESARAVISLMKFLYYKEKGKLFLFEFLTFVGKEFDENFDTQIKEDKPSKMIKEILDKYDLWDEATLKLLIYSMRYDTLIDFVEDIENCDEALSSDIDGINILTIHKSKGLEFENVIVIDRMKKKSNRGIKLLYGYEGIDLKNIRYKQSGMEILDDEYARILKKEEELELKDKENVEYVAFTRAKNSLFILKNEKDSNFVKLQEYDGENILGKFSVEKKEEIKKDNKKFSLEINYYGKQGYKKEKEYKPNEYEAIYKGLAIHSLFEIEDEDYTLNRYGAFCDIKKVKEIYNRAKEYEEYKRLLNGKIYKELPFIAIKEDEKKEGIIDLMIENEEITIIDYKSTKPDDERAYIQQVKFYIDNISKIKNKKTKGFIFYVDSLELKEIK, encoded by the coding sequence ATGCAAAAATTACTTTCACTAAAAGCAAGTGCAGGAAGTGGAAAAACTTTTTCACTTGCAAATAGATATATTTCATTACTTTTAAAAGGGGCTCATCCAAAAGAGATTGTGGCTATTACTTTTACAAATAAAGCTGCAAGAGAGATGGAAGAGAGGATAATTAACTATTTAAGAGATATAAAAAAAGATGAGAATTTTTTAAAAAAATTAGTTGAAAATACAGGAATGAGTGAAAAAGAGATAATAAAAAAAGCTCCCATTATTTTAGATAAATTTTTAAAAAGTGATATTCATATAACTACAATTGATTCTTTTATTCAAAAAATTGCAAGAAAGTTTAGTTATTATGGTGGATTTGATATTGATTTTGATGTGAGAAGTGATAATTTAGAGGCTGTTTTTAGAGAGTTTGTGGATAGTTTAAATGATAAAGAGTTTGAAGAGTTAGTTAATTTTGCAAAAAATGAAGAAAAAATTTCAGGTTTTTTAGAGAGTTTATATTTGATAGATAAAGAGATACAATCAATTGAGAATGGAGAATTGATAATTGAGAATGGAGAGTTAGAAGAGTTAAAATTTAAAATTGAAGCTTTAAAAGATGAAATTTTGGATTTGATGGATAAATGTTCAAATCAAGTTAAAGATTTTATAAAAAATTATGAAGAGTTAATTTTTAAACCAAGATTTAATTCAATTTTAAAAAATAGCTCAATTAAATATAAAGGTTCTCATTTTAATAAATGTTATAGTGAAGTTTTAGATAGTAAATTTTTTGAATATGTAGAAGTTATAAAAAAATATCTTTATCAAAAATATCTTTTAAAAGAAGCATATATTTTAAAAACTATTTTTGCTCTTTATGAAAAATACAAAAATAAGAAATGGGAAGTTAAGAAAAAAGAGAATTATCTTGATTTTAAGGATATCGAGCATTTGGTGTATAAAATTTTAGTAGAAGATGAGTTAAATAAAGACTTTTTATATTTTAGGCTTGATAGCAAAATAACTCATATCTTAATTGATGAATTTCAAGATACTTCAATAACTCAGTGGAAAATAATCTCTCCTCTTGTTGATGAAATAAAAAGTGGAGTTGGACAAAAGTTATTTAGGACATTCTTTTATGTAGGAGATACAAAACAAGCAATTTATAGATTTAGAGGTGGTAGTAGCTTTTTATTTGATTATGTGTATAAAAGTTTAAAGCCTTTTGGAATGAAGCAAGAGAGTCTTGATACAAACTATCGTTCAGGAGAGGTTATTGTTGATTTTGTAAATAAGGTTTTTAATTTAAATGAAAAAGCAAGTAAAGATGGAGGATATGTTGAAATTAAAGAAAATAAGGTTGATGAAGAAAATTCAAGTAAAAATTATAAAAAATATGATTGGAGAAGTAATTTAAAAGAAGTTTTGGAGTTTATGTTTGAAAAAGGTGTTAGAGAAAAAGATATAGCAATACTTGTTTATAACAATGATGATATTTTAAAAGTAGCTGATTTTATTGTTGAAAATTTTAATAAAAAAGTAGTAACTTCAACTACAAAAGAGATTATTAATCAAGAAAGTGCAAGGGCAGTTATTAGTTTAATGAAGTTTCTTTACTATAAAGAAAAAGGGAAGTTATTTTTATTTGAGTTTTTAACCTTTGTAGGAAAAGAGTTTGATGAAAATTTTGATACTCAAATAAAAGAAGATAAACCTTCAAAGATGATAAAAGAGATTTTAGATAAATATGATTTATGGGATGAAGCTACATTAAAACTTCTTATCTATTCTATGAGATATGATACATTAATTGATTTTGTAGAGGATATTGAAAATTGTGATGAAGCATTAAGTAGTGATATTGATGGTATAAATATTTTAACAATTCATAAAAGTAAAGGACTTGAATTTGAAAATGTAATTGTAATAGATAGAATGAAGAAAAAATCAAATAGAGGAATAAAGCTTTTATATGGTTATGAAGGAATTGATCTTAAAAATATTAGATATAAACAAAGTGGGATGGAAATTTTAGATGATGAATATGCGAGAATATTAAAAAAAGAAGAAGAATTAGAACTAAAAGATAAAGAAAATGTAGAGTATGTTGCTTTTACAAGAGCAAAAAATTCACTTTTTATTTTAAAAAATGAAAAAGATAGTAACTTTGTAAAACTTCAAGAGTATGATGGAGAAAATATACTTGGTAAATTTAGTGTAGAAAAAAAAGAGGAAATTAAAAAAGATAATAAGAAATTTAGTTTAGAAATTAATTATTATGGAAAGCAAGGATATAAAAAAGAAAAAGAGTATAAGCCAAATGAATATGAAGCAATTTATAAAGGGCTTGCTATACATTCACTATTTGAAATTGAAGATGAAGATTATACACTAAATAGATATGGGGCTTTTTGTGATATTAAGAAAGTAAAAGAGATTTATAACAGGGCAAAAGAGTATGAAGAGTATAAGAGGCTATTAAATGGTAAAATTTATAAAGAGTTACCTTTTATTGCTATAAAAGAAGATGAAAAAAAAGAGGGAATTATAGATTTGATGATAGAAAATGAGGAAATTACTATAATTGATTATAAATCCACAAAACCTGATGATGAAAGGGCTTATATACAGCAAGTTAAATTTTATATAGATAATATCTCAAAAATTAAAAATAAAAAGACAAAAGGATTTATTTTTTATGTAGATAGTCTTGAATTAAAGGAAATTAAATGA